TATTAATTTCTTGAAAATCAGTGAATCTATAATTAGTCCATCCTAGTTCTTGTTTGCATTGTCTAAATCCGTATTCAACCCAGGTTTTTAGTCCATATAGGTTGCCTAAAGTTTTCTTCATTTTGCTTCTAGTTTCTTGAAGATTAGTCATGATAAAGGAAGTCGAATTGGGGGGCATAGTTTCAGTATCGGTAGTAACTTCCCAATAGGTTCGATAATTTCGTTTGCCATAAACTATTTCTCTAATGTATCTAGTTTCAGATGTCTTGGTGCGCGTTCGGGGGCGCCTTACGTTGGACGGGGCATTAGCCCCATCGTCATGCGAAGCCATGACTTTGCCAGCAAAGCTTGCTGTGGGTCGCACCGCTTTTTGATTGCTGAAAGTCTGGAATTTACACCACTTGTTCGCTCTGACCTTCTGCTCAGATGATAGCCAGACTCCATGGTTACTTCTAATTGCTAACACCCAAGGTAAATTATGTTTGTCTAACGTTCTGATAAATGAACTAGCCTCCCCGTACAAACTATCCGCTAAGACTAGATCGATCTTGAATCCAAATTCTATTAGTTCTGTAATAATGGATGATGCTAATTCAATCTTCGTTTTATAGGTATCTG
This genomic window from Coleofasciculaceae cyanobacterium contains:
- a CDS encoding IS701 family transposase translates to MDVELQILKHLKRSPRPTVSVVDKYCSAYNDLFSDVRSYECFKYLHQGIISPIKRKSLPEIAKVVGIKSSQSLHHFLANSPWSATKLKEKRLTLTLEALRNQKITVIIDETGDRKKGGKTDYVARQYLGSVGKIDNGIVSVNAYGIYENITFPLVFKVFKPKGTLKESDTYKTKIELASSIITELIEFGFKIDLVLADSLYGEASSFIRTLDKHNLPWVLAIRSNHGVWLSSEQKVRANKWCKFQTFSNQKAVRPTASFAGKVMASHDDGANAPSNVRRPRTRTKTSETRYIREIVYGKRNYRTYWEVTTDTETMPPNSTSFIMTNLQETRSKMKKTLGNLYGLKTWVEYGFRQCKQELGWTNYRFTDFQEIN